The following are from one region of the Longimicrobiaceae bacterium genome:
- a CDS encoding Ig-like domain-containing protein has protein sequence MIHRAARATLTASMMAFCENVRQTASRLTLVLCLGALPAVLAACDDPVRSTPAAEVQLSASSPFLAVGDTLRLTAVAKDASGGTLANPRLSWSSNNDAVASVNADGVVRGVSPGKATITATSGTASGRVEVTVEPPVARVTLEPDTTLVMVVGNTVELRTPTADAAENARARVLAVPRDASGGVMLGVGLRYASSNEAVATVSDAGVVRAVAPGTATITARAGHGEGRLIVTVERPYTLTYLGTLEGLAQSRATGVNELGQVVGYSYPAESSGAMPAGARGWIWRNGALTAISLPDTLGLGASPTVLPSAVNDRGQLAGLAQGSGRNVVFRWEGGSSALAVIPGPRATVSDLNERGEVVGFWIADFCTRNCTGGGFVFRGGAIDTLSNYGQLRIAPRAINDEGQITGALFRVGAGTSWERAVLLESADADVTYLPTSDVASHAFDVDNRGRVVGLDFVGGQFHAFSWSRSAGLSHLGTLPSANISVAIRTSEAGPTVGTSNCAGCTAALPVLFRNGKVIRIEDLYVQGNWVFEGVADINERGQIVGHGRHRTTGATGALLLTPPQ, from the coding sequence GTGATCCACCGCGCCGCCCGCGCCACCCTGACCGCATCGATGATGGCTTTTTGTGAAAACGTCCGGCAGACGGCATCCCGCCTCACCCTGGTCCTGTGCCTGGGCGCGCTCCCCGCCGTCCTCGCCGCCTGCGACGACCCCGTCCGCTCCACGCCCGCCGCGGAGGTGCAGCTCTCGGCCTCGTCGCCCTTCCTGGCGGTGGGCGACACGCTGCGGCTCACCGCCGTGGCGAAGGATGCCTCGGGCGGGACGCTGGCGAACCCCCGCCTTTCCTGGAGCAGCAACAACGACGCGGTGGCGAGCGTGAACGCCGACGGCGTGGTGCGCGGCGTGTCGCCGGGGAAGGCGACGATCACGGCGACGTCCGGGACGGCGAGCGGAAGGGTGGAGGTGACGGTGGAGCCGCCCGTGGCGCGCGTGACGCTGGAGCCGGACACCACGCTCGTGATGGTGGTGGGGAACACGGTGGAGCTGCGCACCCCCACCGCGGACGCCGCGGAGAACGCCCGCGCCCGCGTCCTGGCGGTGCCGCGCGACGCCTCCGGCGGGGTGATGCTCGGGGTGGGGCTGCGCTACGCCAGCTCGAACGAGGCGGTCGCCACGGTGAGCGACGCCGGCGTGGTGCGCGCGGTGGCTCCCGGCACCGCGACCATCACGGCGCGGGCGGGCCATGGCGAGGGGCGCCTCATCGTCACGGTGGAGCGCCCGTACACCCTCACCTACCTGGGGACGCTGGAGGGGCTGGCGCAGAGCCGCGCCACCGGGGTGAACGAGCTGGGGCAGGTGGTGGGCTACTCCTATCCCGCCGAGTCGTCGGGAGCGATGCCGGCCGGAGCGCGCGGCTGGATCTGGCGAAACGGCGCCCTGACCGCCATCTCCCTCCCGGACACGCTGGGGCTGGGGGCCTCCCCGACGGTGCTCCCCTCCGCGGTGAACGACCGCGGGCAGTTGGCCGGCCTGGCCCAGGGGTCCGGTCGGAACGTCGTGTTCCGGTGGGAGGGCGGGAGCAGCGCGCTGGCCGTAATTCCCGGTCCGCGTGCCACCGTGAGCGACCTCAACGAGCGTGGCGAGGTGGTGGGCTTCTGGATCGCGGACTTCTGCACGCGCAACTGCACCGGAGGCGGCTTCGTATTCCGCGGCGGCGCCATCGACACGCTCAGCAACTACGGCCAGCTCCGCATCGCCCCCCGGGCGATCAACGACGAGGGGCAGATCACCGGGGCGCTCTTCCGGGTGGGCGCCGGGACCTCGTGGGAGCGCGCGGTGCTGCTGGAGAGCGCGGACGCGGACGTCACCTACCTCCCCACCAGCGACGTGGCGAGCCACGCCTTCGACGTGGACAACCGGGGGCGCGTGGTGGGCCTCGACTTCGTCGGCGGGCAGTTCCACGCCTTCTCATGGAGCCGGTCCGCGGGCCTGAGCCACCTGGGCACGCTCCCCAGCGCCAACATCAGCGTAGCCATCCGCACCTCCGAGGCGGGGCCGACCGTGGGGACGAGCAACTGCGCGGGGTGCACCGCGGCGCTCCCGGTGCTGTTCCGGAACGGAAAGGTGATCCGCATCGAGGACCTGTACGTGCAGGGCAACTGGGTCTTCGAGGGCGTGGCCGACATCAACGAGCGGGGGCAGATCGTCGGTCATGGGAGGCACCGGACCACCGGCGCCACGGGCGCGCTCCTGCTCACCCCGCCGCAGTAG